The Canis lupus dingo isolate Sandy chromosome 8, ASM325472v2, whole genome shotgun sequence genome has a segment encoding these proteins:
- the LOC112657674 gene encoding mitochondrial carrier homolog 2-like: MVQFIGRESKYCGLYDSIVTIYREEGILGFFAGLIPCPLGEIISLWLCNSLAYLVNTYALDSGVSTMSEMSYSQAVTGFFASTLTYPFVLVSNIMAVNNCGLAGGSPPYSPMYTSWIDCWCMLQKEGNMS; this comes from the coding sequence ATGGTACAATTCATTGGCAGAGAATCCAAGTATTGTGGACTTTATGACTCCATAGTAACCATCTATCGTGAAGAGGGCATCCTAGGATTTTTTGCAGGTCTTATTCCTTGTCCCCTAGGTGAGATCATTTCTTTGTGGCTCTGTAACTCACTGGCCTACCTCGTCAATACCTATGCACTGGACAGTGGGGTTTCTACCATGAGTGAAATGAGTTATTCCCAAGCTGTCACAGGATTTTTTGCCAGTACGTTGACCTATCCCTTTGTGCTTGTCTCTAATATTATGGCTGTCAACAACTGTGGGCTTGCTGGTGGATCCCCTCCTTACTCCCCAATGTATACTTCTTGGATAGATTGCTGGTGCATGCtacaaaaagagggaaatatgAGCTGA